In a single window of the Octopus sinensis linkage group LG1, ASM634580v1, whole genome shotgun sequence genome:
- the LOC115216182 gene encoding ribonuclease P protein subunit p40: protein MALKLPHNLRSGKLILDVSNFNHLKSNHDTIVLSHFFNFSLNLILPGAVNLPDSLDDILQQKGSTVYFLKGIPISLLIEPDFLEAFCKRGQLYMMSHGTNIDTQDCIALLPPGKLVLNVTKETYESLGLDGKRSKFIKHGHNKFVVTIPLLDPNFVSGKKFYERVKWCFTDRLNLKFNMLACWIPPDDDILSSSLAEYFKQNNYRTVTAGLKKESKTRTGLKVPIVASSQPHSSIESCDFQEFFDWLGSVSSDCQDHVDEDCHMSFTPTPNYTVDSLNYNVKGFILPQTIQKILLELRTIVTQYRLKWSAMTIHGFTDAPVTWEMREHGFQYNGDNLYTYVVFPDDIYWLYTAVGSLDTWI, encoded by the exons ATGGCATTGAAGTTGCCCCACAACCTGAGAAGTGGAAAATTAATTTTAGATGTTTCTAATTTTAATCACCTGAAAAGCAACCACGACACGATCGTCCTTTCACATTTCTTCAACTTTTCT CTGAATTTGATTCTTCCTGGTGCTGTCAATCTGCCAGATTCTCTTGATGATATTCTCCAACAGAAAGGTTCCACTGTATATTTCCTCAAAggaataccaatttctttactcaTAGAACCAGATTTTTTGGAAGCTTTCTGCAAAAGAG GTCAACTGTATATGATGTCCCATGGTACAAATATTGATACTCAAGACTGTATAGCATTACTGCCCCCTG GCAAACTTGTGTTGAATGTAACGAAGGAGACGTACGAAAGTTTGGGTCTCGATGGGAAGAGGTCAAAGTTCATTAAACATGGACACAACAAATTTG TGGTAACCATTCCTCTTTTGGATCCAAACTTTGTTTCTGGTAAAAAGTTCTACGAAAGAGTCAAATGGTGTTTTACAGATCGATTGAATTTGAAGTTCAATATGTTGGCATGTTGGATTCCTCCAG ACGATGACATTCTGTCTTCATCTCTTGCggaatatttcaaacaaaataattacCGGACGGTCACTGCTGGATTAAAAAAGGAGTCAAAAACGAGAACTGGTTTGAAAGTTCCAATAGTGGCCAGCAGCCAACCACATTCAAGTATAGAATCATGTGATTTCCAAGAATTTTTTGATTGGCTGGGTTCTGTGTCCTCAGATTGCCAAGA cCATGTGGATGAAGACTGCCATATGTCGTTCACTCCAACCCCAAATTATACGGTGGACAGTTTGAATTACAATGTGAAAGGTTTCATTCTTCCTCAAACTATTCAAAAGATTCTCTTGGAATTAAGGACTATTGTAACCCAGTACAGGCTCAAGTGGTCAGCAATGACCATTCATGGCTTTACTGATGCACCAGTCACATGGGAGATGAGAGAACATGGATTCCAGTACAACGGAGACAATCTTTACACTTACGTCGTCTTTCCCGATGACATCTACTGGCTTTACACTGCTGTCGGATCCCTCGATACATGGATTTGA